The Bdellovibrionota bacterium genome has a window encoding:
- a CDS encoding UvrD-helicase domain-containing protein, with the protein MRALAGLNPEQEKAVKRVDRHLLVVAGAGSGKTRVLTHKIAYLIEECGISPSSIIAMTFSNKAAQEMAERVRLLLPTYEQPRWVGTFHSTCLRILKEFSDPIGLPHQFSIYDETDQLVAVKRAVTELNYDPKRISPKLIRYHIDRAKNETGDVLKYLVEHSGLSNQALHVVERYENLLRENSALDFGSLLTEMVRALRDHSEVAETLRRRWRHILIDEYQDTNRIQKELVHLLAGTSGTVCAVGDEDQSIYGWRGARVENILEFEDDFPGAELIKLEQNYRSTKKILAVANHVISNNIGRRGKRLWTENDEGAAVSFYHAPDDHAEAAFVLEKIDEAVRDGAVEARNVAIFYRTHVQSRLLEEECRRHSQPYVVFGGVRFYDRAEIKDTLAFLKLALNPMDIVSFLRVINTPSKGIGEKTLEQLAAEARERKLSPVDTIPHFGGRGKASEALKEFHAWFTPFRDKAATLSPAEAADIVLTKSGYIKALEKEGTIEAEARIENIEELLRSMEEFSENTGENLATYLDRISLYSDMDKYDPNADHVTMMTMHNAKGLEFDLVFVVGMEEGIFPHQRSIDEGDPNEVEEERRLCYVAMTRARKQLLLTAAHRRRLYHSTQFNPVSRFIGEIPANLIVEIQEQNIDARPVYGSQRVHLGVLPKRKVRTAPFDEFRQESYDDDFGTARDAWGKAALKAEAGSPYAPGTRVLHPDFGVGTIRKREGNGNNLKLTIQFQRAGLKKLMLNYCSLEVIDR; encoded by the coding sequence ATGCGGGCGCTGGCGGGACTAAATCCGGAGCAAGAAAAAGCGGTTAAACGCGTCGACCGCCATCTCTTGGTCGTGGCCGGCGCGGGTTCGGGGAAAACCCGCGTGTTGACGCACAAGATCGCCTATTTGATTGAAGAGTGCGGCATATCCCCCTCTTCGATCATTGCGATGACGTTTTCAAACAAAGCCGCGCAGGAGATGGCCGAGCGCGTCCGGCTCCTGCTCCCCACGTACGAGCAGCCTCGTTGGGTGGGAACGTTTCACTCCACGTGTCTCCGGATCTTAAAAGAATTTTCCGACCCCATCGGCCTTCCGCATCAGTTTTCGATCTACGACGAGACCGATCAGCTCGTCGCCGTCAAACGGGCCGTCACGGAACTCAATTACGACCCCAAACGGATCTCGCCGAAATTAATCCGGTATCACATTGACCGGGCCAAGAACGAAACGGGAGATGTTCTCAAATACCTCGTAGAACATTCGGGCCTTTCCAACCAGGCGCTTCATGTGGTGGAGCGCTATGAAAACCTGTTGCGGGAGAACAGCGCGCTCGACTTCGGATCGCTCCTTACCGAAATGGTCCGCGCGCTCCGCGACCATTCCGAAGTAGCCGAAACTCTTCGCCGACGCTGGCGGCACATCTTGATCGACGAGTACCAGGACACAAATCGAATCCAGAAAGAATTGGTCCATCTTCTGGCCGGAACGTCGGGAACGGTCTGCGCCGTGGGGGACGAAGATCAGTCGATTTACGGCTGGAGAGGCGCCCGAGTCGAAAACATTTTGGAATTCGAAGACGATTTCCCCGGCGCCGAGCTGATTAAATTGGAACAGAACTATCGTTCGACCAAGAAGATCCTGGCCGTCGCGAACCATGTGATTTCGAACAACATCGGCCGGCGGGGAAAACGGCTCTGGACGGAGAACGATGAAGGGGCGGCGGTCTCCTTTTATCACGCCCCGGACGACCACGCCGAAGCGGCTTTCGTCCTGGAAAAAATCGACGAAGCGGTCCGGGACGGAGCCGTGGAAGCGCGAAACGTGGCGATCTTTTACCGCACACACGTGCAATCCCGGCTTTTGGAAGAGGAGTGCCGCCGGCACAGTCAACCCTATGTCGTTTTCGGCGGCGTCCGGTTTTACGACCGCGCGGAAATCAAGGACACGTTGGCGTTTCTGAAATTGGCCCTCAATCCGATGGACATCGTCTCGTTCCTGCGCGTGATCAACACTCCTTCCAAAGGGATCGGCGAAAAAACCCTCGAACAGTTGGCCGCGGAGGCCCGGGAGAGAAAGCTTTCGCCCGTGGACACGATTCCACATTTTGGGGGCCGCGGCAAAGCCTCGGAAGCCCTGAAAGAATTCCACGCCTGGTTCACGCCCTTTCGGGACAAGGCGGCCACGCTTTCCCCGGCGGAAGCGGCGGATATCGTTCTGACGAAGAGCGGCTACATCAAAGCTCTGGAAAAAGAAGGAACGATCGAGGCGGAGGCGCGAATCGAGAATATCGAGGAGCTGCTCCGTTCCATGGAAGAATTCAGCGAAAACACGGGAGAAAATCTCGCCACCTATTTGGATCGTATATCCCTCTACTCGGATATGGATAAGTACGATCCAAACGCCGACCACGTGACGATGATGACGATGCACAATGCAAAAGGGCTGGAGTTCGATCTCGTTTTCGTCGTCGGTATGGAAGAGGGGATTTTCCCGCATCAGCGCTCGATTGACGAGGGGGACCCGAACGAAGTCGAGGAGGAACGCCGGCTCTGTTACGTGGCGATGACACGCGCCCGGAAACAGCTACTGCTGACCGCCGCGCACCGGCGCAGACTCTATCACTCAACGCAGTTCAACCCGGTGTCCCGGTTTATCGGCGAGATTCCCGCAAACTTGATCGTCGAAATTCAGGAACAAAACATAGACGCGCGGCCCGTTTACGGCTCCCAGCGTGTCCATCTCGGCGTTCTCCCGAAACGCAAAGTTCGAACCGCGCCGTTCGACGAGTTTCGGCAGGAGTCGTATGACGACGACTTCGGCACGGCCCGAGACGCTTGGGGAAAAGCGGCCCTGAAGGCCGAAGCAGGTTCCCCCTACGCACCCGGTACGCGGGTTCTTCATCCCGACTTCGGCGTGGGAACGATTCGAAAACGCGAAGGCAACGGCAACAACCTGAAATTGACGATTCAGTTCCAGCGGGCCGGTCTGAAGAAACTCATGTTAAATTATTGTTCACTGGAAGTGATCGACCGATGA
- a CDS encoding Stp1/IreP family PP2C-type Ser/Thr phosphatase, with translation MKIISCGITDIGRKRQRNEDSYLVNDKLKLYVVADGMGGHAGGEFASKIAVSTVEEILKGEDRQKSNVPEKTYLDTEENEDEGHEQDRLRDAIARAGSVIVRRAAEEPELRGMGTTATVMLFLQDKAFIAHVGDSRAYCVRGRKISQITEDHSLVHEQLKSGLITEEEARTHQLKNIITRSVGVQEEVEIDTVVWTVQPGDYYLLCSDGLSNMVADHEMQNLMVDSEPEQAARGLVDLANQRGGDDNITLIVLKIAEVQGPVKT, from the coding sequence ATGAAGATTATTTCGTGTGGAATTACGGATATCGGCCGGAAGCGGCAGCGAAACGAAGACAGTTACCTGGTTAACGACAAGCTGAAGCTTTACGTCGTGGCCGACGGAATGGGGGGACATGCCGGCGGCGAATTCGCCAGCAAGATCGCCGTATCCACGGTGGAAGAAATTCTGAAGGGGGAAGACCGGCAAAAATCCAACGTTCCCGAAAAAACATATCTCGACACCGAAGAAAACGAAGACGAGGGCCACGAGCAAGATCGGCTTCGAGATGCCATCGCCCGAGCCGGGAGCGTCATTGTCCGCCGAGCGGCGGAAGAGCCCGAATTGCGGGGCATGGGAACGACCGCAACGGTCATGCTGTTTCTTCAAGACAAAGCGTTCATCGCCCACGTGGGGGATAGCCGGGCTTACTGCGTTCGCGGTCGGAAGATTTCGCAGATTACAGAGGACCACTCCTTGGTTCACGAGCAACTAAAGAGCGGCTTAATTACGGAAGAGGAAGCCCGCACTCACCAACTCAAGAACATCATTACTCGATCCGTGGGAGTTCAGGAGGAGGTCGAGATCGATACAGTCGTCTGGACCGTCCAGCCGGGGGACTATTACCTACTTTGTTCGGACGGGCTTTCGAATATGGTGGCCGACCACGAAATGCAGAACCTCATGGTCGACAGTGAACCGGAACAGGCGGCCCGAGGCTTGGTTGACCTCGCCAATCAGCGGGGTGGTGACGATAACATCACGTTGATCGTACTCAAGATCGCCGAAGTGCAGGGACCGGTGAAAACGTAA
- the ychF gene encoding redox-regulated ATPase YchF has translation MGLSCGIVGLPNVGKSTLFNALSSARAEAANYPFCTIDPNVGIVPVPDPRLDHIASVFKPEKVTPTTIEFVDIAGLVKGASKGEGLGNQFLGHIRETDAIIHIVRCFEDPNVVHVEGSVDPKRDIETIETELCLADLDTATKAADRAQKAAKSADKALVAKSAALTAIRDHLGKGLPARSLRLPDEGMEAFRELHLLTAKPVLYVCNVGESSVGKPNPYVDIVRKIAETEGADVVEVSARVEAEISELSVEERKSFLQDLGLTESGLDRVIRAAYHLLGLMTFFTAGPKECRAWTIKKGTKAPQAAGTIHSDFERGFICAEIYHFNDLVEHKTEAAARAKGKIRLEGKEYVMKDGDLVFFRFNV, from the coding sequence ATGGGTCTTTCGTGCGGTATCGTGGGGCTTCCCAATGTCGGGAAGTCGACCCTCTTTAATGCTCTGTCGTCGGCTCGGGCGGAAGCGGCGAATTATCCGTTCTGCACGATCGATCCGAACGTGGGTATCGTACCGGTTCCGGATCCGCGGCTGGATCATATCGCCTCCGTCTTCAAACCGGAGAAAGTAACCCCCACCACTATTGAGTTTGTGGATATCGCGGGCCTCGTAAAAGGCGCGAGCAAAGGAGAAGGTCTCGGGAACCAGTTCCTCGGACATATTCGTGAAACGGACGCCATCATTCATATCGTCCGCTGTTTTGAAGATCCGAATGTCGTGCATGTGGAAGGGAGCGTCGATCCGAAACGCGATATCGAGACCATCGAAACCGAACTCTGCCTGGCCGATCTCGATACAGCTACAAAAGCCGCCGACCGCGCCCAAAAGGCTGCAAAATCGGCGGATAAGGCACTCGTGGCAAAGTCTGCCGCACTAACGGCCATACGGGATCACCTGGGAAAAGGCCTACCGGCCCGCTCCCTTCGATTGCCGGACGAAGGGATGGAAGCTTTTCGAGAGCTTCACCTCCTCACGGCGAAACCGGTCCTTTACGTCTGCAATGTCGGCGAATCGAGTGTCGGCAAACCGAATCCGTATGTCGATATCGTCCGAAAGATTGCGGAGACGGAAGGAGCCGACGTGGTGGAAGTCTCCGCCCGAGTGGAAGCGGAGATTTCAGAACTGTCGGTGGAAGAACGAAAAAGTTTCCTTCAGGATCTCGGCCTGACCGAGTCCGGCCTCGACCGGGTCATTCGCGCGGCCTATCACCTTCTCGGGCTCATGACGTTCTTTACGGCCGGACCGAAAGAATGCCGGGCCTGGACGATCAAGAAAGGGACGAAAGCTCCGCAAGCGGCCGGAACGATCCATTCCGATTTTGAGCGCGGATTCATCTGTGCCGAGATTTACCATTTCAACGATCTCGTCGAGCATAAAACCGAAGCCGCCGCTCGGGCGAAGGGCAAGATCCGATTGGAAGGAAAAGAGTACGTCATGAAAGACGGCGATCTCGTTTTCTTCCGGTTTAACGTATAA
- the secA gene encoding preprotein translocase subunit SecA has protein sequence MITAVAKKLFGTKHERDIRKLQPVVDQINALEPGIRVLSDRSLREKTDEFRARLAKESDPARQKAMLELILPEAFAVCREASRRTLGMRHFDVQLIGGMVLHQGKIAEMRTGEGKTLVATLPVYLNALLGRGVHLVTVNDYLARRDAEWMGQIYRFLGLTVGVIVHEKNDEERKEAYNCDVTYGQNNEFGFDYLRDNMKFRLEDYVQRNLFYAIVDEVDSILVDEARTPLIISGPTEESTDKYVSVNRIIPLLKKERDFTVDEKAKTVILTEEGMPNIEKALGVTNLYDPEQMETLHHVNQALRAHHLYQLDVDYMLKDGEVVIVDEFTGRLMPGRRWSDGLHQAIEAKEGVKIQNENQTLASITFQNYFRMFEKLAGMTGTADTEAEEFHKIYNLDVVVIPTDKPMIRSDHPDIIFRTEKEKFEAIVEEIKKLHEKKQPALVGTISIEKSERLSKYLKRSGIPHNVLNAKHHEREAEIVKDAGQPAQVTIATNMAGRGTDIVLGPGVAQNGGLFIVGTERHEARRIDNQLRGRSGRQGDPGESRFYLSFEDDLMRIFGTDRMKGMMEKLGMEEGEAIEHSWTTKAIESAQRRVEGHNFDIRKHLLKYDDVMNQQRKIIYALRKEILGKEDIRDVIRQDIQEVAEEMIVAFTHDGKSPEDWEWKGIEENLRKVFGIKMTVDAATLSPRTQEGLRDALLAAIKARHEEREREFGAEFARLLEREIKLRMIDTFWKDHLLNMDHLKEGVGFEGYAQKDPLVVYRKKGFELFSEMIYSTKEATLERLFHVQLAQREPQEALKIFRPRRQQQISLSHPEAAGTAAVAQAQENPQAQKQVAVAGTIRRQGEKVGRNDPCPCGSGKKYKKCHGN, from the coding sequence ATGATTACAGCCGTCGCTAAGAAACTTTTCGGTACGAAGCACGAACGGGATATCCGGAAGCTGCAGCCGGTCGTCGATCAGATCAACGCACTGGAGCCGGGGATACGAGTGCTTTCAGACCGGTCCCTTCGCGAAAAGACGGACGAATTTCGCGCCCGCCTGGCGAAAGAAAGCGATCCGGCCCGGCAGAAAGCGATGTTGGAACTTATTTTGCCGGAGGCGTTCGCCGTTTGCCGCGAAGCGAGCCGGCGAACGCTCGGGATGCGCCATTTCGATGTCCAATTGATCGGCGGCATGGTTCTGCACCAGGGCAAGATCGCCGAAATGCGGACCGGCGAAGGAAAAACTTTGGTGGCCACACTTCCGGTTTATTTAAACGCTCTGCTGGGTCGCGGCGTTCATTTGGTCACGGTCAATGATTATCTGGCCCGGCGCGACGCCGAATGGATGGGCCAAATTTACAGATTTCTCGGTCTGACCGTCGGCGTCATCGTGCACGAAAAGAACGATGAAGAACGGAAAGAGGCCTACAACTGCGACGTCACGTACGGCCAGAACAACGAATTCGGCTTCGACTATCTGCGCGACAATATGAAGTTTCGGTTGGAGGACTATGTTCAGCGGAATCTTTTTTATGCGATCGTCGACGAGGTCGACTCGATCCTGGTCGACGAGGCTCGGACCCCCCTGATCATCTCCGGACCGACGGAAGAATCGACCGACAAATACGTTTCCGTGAATCGGATCATCCCGTTGCTCAAGAAGGAACGTGACTTCACCGTGGATGAGAAGGCGAAAACGGTGATTTTAACGGAAGAGGGGATGCCCAATATCGAAAAAGCGCTGGGCGTGACCAACCTCTACGATCCGGAGCAGATGGAGACGCTCCATCACGTGAATCAAGCCCTCCGGGCGCATCATCTTTATCAACTGGACGTCGACTACATGCTCAAAGACGGCGAAGTCGTCATCGTCGATGAATTCACCGGTCGATTGATGCCGGGGAGGCGCTGGTCCGACGGCCTCCACCAAGCGATCGAGGCCAAGGAAGGGGTCAAGATTCAAAACGAGAACCAGACGCTCGCCTCGATTACGTTTCAGAATTATTTCCGCATGTTCGAGAAGTTGGCCGGAATGACCGGCACCGCCGACACCGAGGCCGAGGAGTTTCACAAGATCTACAATCTGGATGTCGTCGTCATTCCGACCGACAAACCGATGATCCGGAGCGATCATCCGGACATTATCTTTCGCACGGAAAAGGAAAAATTCGAAGCGATTGTCGAGGAGATCAAGAAACTACACGAGAAGAAACAGCCGGCCCTGGTCGGAACGATCTCGATCGAGAAGTCGGAGCGGCTGTCGAAATATTTAAAGCGCAGCGGCATCCCCCACAACGTGCTGAACGCGAAACATCACGAGCGCGAAGCGGAAATCGTGAAGGACGCGGGCCAACCCGCGCAGGTCACGATCGCCACCAACATGGCGGGGCGAGGCACCGACATTGTTCTGGGGCCGGGCGTGGCGCAAAACGGCGGACTCTTCATCGTCGGGACCGAACGGCACGAAGCTCGCCGGATCGATAACCAGCTGCGCGGGCGTTCCGGTCGCCAAGGCGACCCCGGTGAATCGAGATTCTATCTCTCGTTCGAAGACGATCTCATGCGGATTTTCGGAACCGACCGGATGAAGGGGATGATGGAAAAGCTCGGCATGGAAGAGGGGGAGGCGATCGAGCACAGCTGGACGACCAAGGCGATCGAATCGGCGCAGCGGCGGGTCGAAGGGCATAATTTCGATATCCGCAAACATCTTCTCAAGTACGACGACGTCATGAATCAGCAGCGCAAGATCATCTATGCCCTGCGCAAGGAGATCCTGGGCAAGGAAGATATTCGTGACGTCATCCGCCAGGACATCCAGGAAGTGGCCGAAGAGATGATCGTGGCTTTCACGCACGACGGCAAGTCCCCGGAAGATTGGGAGTGGAAGGGGATCGAGGAAAATCTCCGAAAGGTCTTCGGTATTAAGATGACCGTGGATGCTGCGACGCTCTCTCCACGAACGCAAGAGGGGTTACGCGATGCGCTCCTTGCAGCAATCAAGGCTCGGCACGAAGAAAGGGAACGGGAGTTCGGTGCCGAGTTCGCCCGATTGCTCGAACGGGAAATCAAGCTTCGGATGATCGACACGTTCTGGAAAGACCATCTTCTCAACATGGACCATCTGAAAGAGGGGGTCGGGTTTGAGGGTTATGCCCAAAAAGATCCTCTGGTGGTTTATCGGAAAAAGGGCTTCGAGCTTTTTTCCGAAATGATTTACAGCACCAAGGAAGCCACGCTCGAAAGACTGTTTCACGTCCAGTTGGCGCAGCGCGAGCCTCAAGAGGCGCTCAAGATTTTTCGCCCTCGGCGCCAGCAACAGATTTCATTGAGCCACCCGGAAGCCGCCGGAACGGCAGCCGTTGCTCAAGCTCAGGAGAACCCTCAGGCCCAGAAGCAGGTGGCCGTCGCCGGAACGATTCGCCGCCAAGGCGAGAAGGTCGGCCGGAACGATCCCTGTCCCTGTGGGTCAGGGAAAAAATACAAGAAGTGTCATGGCAATTAA
- a CDS encoding M28 family peptidase, with amino-acid sequence MKNLLLFSTILGFSTTFAFAVQTYRPSNDAKKAAQTIQADTILGPTRFLSSDLLEGRAPASNGDHLAQQYIASQFEAEGLKPAGPNGSWFQEFDLVGVTSGAPKIIHFQNKSKTLSLKYSTDYMGVSGIQSETASVKSAELVFVGYGIVAPEYGWDDFKDVDVRGKILLMMNNDPSSDDKLFAGKTRLYYGRWTYKYEIAAAKGAAGAIIIHTHESAGYPWQVVQTSWAGEQFELPHEGGPTTVFNAWATEDSVKKLVALSGKNLDELRAAAEKKDFRPVPLGTTFSVQMKNVLHKTKTANVLGILTGSDPELSKEAVVYMAHHDHLGKKAGAKPGEDTIYNGALDNASGVGALLALVRAYNSLSERPRRSILFAAVGAEEAGTLGSEYLAHRPVIEPGRMAAVINMDGISIWGAASDLTMVGKGKSTLDTEVESIAKMQGRIVKPDQFPDRGYYYRSDHFSLAKIGVPAAYFDAGIDILGKPKGWGKEQIEKWEDTHYHQPSDEVRPDWDLSGAVQDIQLNFYLGYEVAQAKEMPRWNPNDEFEAVRLEALKRIATQKGTTVHK; translated from the coding sequence ATGAAAAACCTTCTTCTTTTCTCGACGATCCTGGGATTTTCCACGACCTTCGCATTCGCTGTACAGACCTATCGGCCGAGCAACGACGCAAAAAAAGCGGCGCAGACCATTCAGGCCGACACGATTCTCGGCCCTACCCGTTTTTTGTCCAGCGATCTGCTGGAGGGGCGCGCGCCGGCTTCCAACGGCGACCATCTCGCTCAGCAATATATCGCCTCTCAGTTTGAGGCCGAAGGACTCAAGCCGGCGGGACCCAACGGTTCCTGGTTTCAAGAATTCGATCTGGTCGGCGTCACGTCAGGCGCACCCAAAATCATCCACTTTCAAAACAAATCTAAGACCTTGTCTCTAAAATATTCCACGGACTATATGGGCGTCTCCGGAATCCAAAGTGAAACAGCCAGTGTAAAAAGCGCCGAACTTGTCTTTGTCGGATACGGAATCGTCGCACCCGAGTATGGCTGGGATGATTTTAAGGACGTCGACGTCCGGGGAAAAATACTACTGATGATGAACAACGATCCTTCGTCGGACGACAAGCTGTTCGCCGGAAAGACGAGACTCTATTACGGCCGGTGGACGTACAAATATGAAATCGCCGCCGCGAAGGGGGCCGCGGGCGCCATCATCATTCATACGCATGAGTCCGCGGGTTACCCGTGGCAGGTCGTACAGACCTCCTGGGCCGGTGAACAGTTCGAACTTCCGCACGAAGGAGGCCCGACGACGGTCTTTAACGCATGGGCCACGGAAGATTCCGTGAAGAAACTTGTCGCGCTTTCGGGAAAGAACCTCGACGAACTTCGTGCGGCGGCCGAGAAAAAGGACTTTCGACCCGTGCCGCTGGGAACCACGTTTTCCGTTCAAATGAAGAACGTCCTTCACAAAACGAAGACGGCAAACGTCCTCGGCATTCTGACCGGATCCGACCCCGAACTTTCAAAAGAAGCGGTCGTTTACATGGCCCATCACGATCACCTCGGCAAAAAGGCTGGGGCCAAACCGGGAGAGGACACGATTTATAACGGCGCACTCGACAACGCGAGCGGCGTGGGGGCCCTTTTGGCGCTCGTCCGCGCATACAACTCTCTGTCCGAACGTCCACGAAGATCGATTCTCTTCGCCGCCGTAGGCGCCGAAGAGGCCGGGACGTTGGGATCCGAATATTTGGCGCACCGCCCTGTTATCGAACCGGGCCGCATGGCGGCCGTGATTAACATGGACGGCATTTCCATTTGGGGCGCTGCTTCCGACCTCACGATGGTCGGAAAAGGGAAATCGACGCTCGATACCGAAGTCGAATCGATCGCCAAAATGCAGGGCCGGATCGTTAAACCGGATCAATTCCCGGACCGGGGCTACTACTACCGATCGGATCATTTTAGTTTGGCCAAGATCGGGGTTCCGGCGGCTTACTTCGACGCGGGAATCGACATCCTCGGCAAACCGAAGGGTTGGGGAAAGGAACAGATCGAAAAGTGGGAGGACACGCACTATCACCAACCGAGCGATGAAGTCCGGCCGGACTGGGATTTGAGCGGCGCCGTCCAGGACATCCAGCTCAATTTTTATCTCGGCTACGAAGTCGCCCAGGCCAAGGAGATGCCACGCTGGAATCCGAACGATGAATTCGAGGCCGTGCGATTGGAAGCGTTGAAGAGAATCGCGACCCAGAAGGGAACCACGGTCCATAAGTAG
- a CDS encoding M23 family metallopeptidase — MANRFYTFMLIPERSSHVRKWIVPVRAVRWALGLAASLVVVGIFTTFMTLRYVAKQGEFQEAVLKSQYLEGEIQRLQNKISTADATIVRVQNFERKLRVLARIDAKPTHLEGIGPITPEDEQALGGGETQLDGTLVASAEGVPASTKFRMRSLELSVDDLHSRATLQEQSLQELYELLKDQDSLLSSTPSIWPAQGWLTSQFGYRVSPFTGIRQLHAGLDIAAPVGTKVTAAADGIVTQAITDPHYGKVVIINHGYGVVTRYGHNSEVMVKPGQRVRRGDVISMIGSTGRATGPHLHYEIHVNGIPVNPSRYILN, encoded by the coding sequence GTGGCGAATCGCTTTTATACATTCATGCTCATTCCCGAGCGGAGTTCGCACGTCCGGAAATGGATCGTCCCCGTGCGCGCCGTTCGGTGGGCGCTGGGGCTGGCCGCAAGTTTGGTCGTGGTTGGAATTTTCACGACGTTCATGACGCTCCGTTACGTCGCCAAACAGGGGGAATTCCAGGAAGCGGTGCTGAAGAGCCAATATCTGGAAGGTGAAATTCAGCGGCTTCAAAACAAAATCAGCACGGCCGATGCGACGATCGTCCGAGTTCAAAACTTTGAGCGGAAACTTCGGGTTTTGGCCCGCATCGATGCGAAGCCCACGCACCTTGAAGGCATCGGCCCGATTACACCGGAAGATGAGCAGGCATTGGGTGGCGGCGAAACTCAGCTGGATGGAACCCTTGTCGCTTCGGCGGAAGGTGTTCCGGCGAGTACGAAGTTTCGTATGCGGTCGCTTGAACTCTCCGTGGACGATCTGCACTCGCGGGCGACGTTACAGGAGCAAAGTCTTCAGGAACTTTACGAACTCCTAAAGGACCAGGATTCGCTGTTGTCGTCCACGCCATCGATCTGGCCGGCGCAGGGATGGTTGACTTCACAGTTCGGTTACCGCGTTTCGCCGTTCACCGGAATTCGGCAGTTGCATGCGGGTCTTGATATTGCGGCGCCGGTCGGAACGAAGGTCACGGCCGCGGCGGACGGGATTGTGACTCAAGCCATCACCGATCCGCACTACGGCAAGGTCGTCATCATCAATCACGGTTATGGGGTAGTTACGCGCTACGGGCATAATTCGGAGGTTATGGTGAAGCCGGGACAGCGTGTGCGGCGCGGCGACGTGATTTCGATGATCGGAAGCACGGGCCGGGCCACCGGCCCGCATCTCCATTACGAAATCCACGTCAACGGTATCCCGGTCAATCCTTCGCGGTATATTCTCAACTAG
- a CDS encoding lysophospholipid acyltransferase family protein: MIDLSSLVKWALGIVATVIGSLLSIFVLVFDRDGRYLHWSMGCWARWCLAIAGLRIEISGLENVKDKGPYVVVANHQGQADILVISAVLPFPFLWVAKKELFRIPLLGFAMKRAGFISLDRSHREKAIQSMGVVAEKVRQGKSVVMFPEGTRSRDGKLQPFKRGAFHLAAETGASILPVMIQGSFDVLPKGSAKIRSRTIKVRFFEPINSGNYGLARKDKLQEEVWGILNSGLAGILTPVDGLDRVPSLNQRNSEP; this comes from the coding sequence ATGATCGACCTATCCTCACTCGTTAAGTGGGCGTTAGGCATTGTTGCCACGGTTATCGGAAGCCTCCTTTCGATTTTCGTCTTGGTGTTCGACCGAGACGGTCGATATTTGCACTGGAGCATGGGCTGCTGGGCTCGATGGTGCCTGGCCATTGCAGGGCTCCGCATTGAGATCAGTGGACTGGAGAATGTTAAGGATAAGGGTCCGTATGTCGTCGTGGCGAATCATCAGGGGCAGGCCGATATCTTGGTCATCTCGGCGGTGCTTCCATTTCCGTTTCTTTGGGTGGCAAAAAAGGAACTGTTTCGAATTCCCCTGCTCGGGTTCGCGATGAAACGTGCCGGTTTCATCAGTCTTGACCGCAGTCACCGCGAGAAGGCGATTCAAAGTATGGGTGTTGTCGCCGAGAAAGTCCGACAGGGAAAATCGGTCGTGATGTTTCCGGAGGGCACCCGGTCCCGCGACGGCAAACTCCAACCGTTTAAGCGAGGGGCGTTTCACCTGGCGGCCGAAACAGGCGCTTCGATCCTTCCCGTCATGATTCAAGGGAGCTTTGATGTTCTTCCCAAAGGCTCGGCCAAAATCCGTTCGCGAACGATAAAAGTGCGCTTTTTCGAACCTATAAATAGTGGGAATTACGGCTTGGCGCGGAAGGACAAGCTTCAGGAGGAAGTTTGGGGTATTCTCAACAGCGGCCTGGCGGGGATTTTGACGCCTGTGGACGGGTTGGATAGGGTACCCTCCCTCAACCAGCGGAACTCGGAACCATGA